One Hordeum vulgare subsp. vulgare chromosome 4H, MorexV3_pseudomolecules_assembly, whole genome shotgun sequence DNA window includes the following coding sequences:
- the LOC123447937 gene encoding very-long-chain aldehyde decarbonylase GL1-10-like: MLPYATTGDAEAALGRALTWAEAAWLRYSASVPDRYLHWPNIAITLVVYTLAPLPLALFDLAAPAVAAPYKLQPKVQHPPATFFRCYMDAVRVSLLIIGPYQLISYPAAKIMDIRTGLPLPSMGEIAAQLTVYFLVEDYLNYWLHRLLHTKWCYEKIHHVHHEFTAPMAYAAWYGHWAEMLILAVPSLAGPALVPCHVTTLWIWFAARLVESLNIHSGFKLPFNAEKYIPFYGGAEHHDYHHYIGGQSKSNFAPVFTYCDYIYGTDKGYRYHKATLAKLKELAGNEVQKGVDNGFNSGKQE, from the exons ATGCTGCCGTACGCGACGACCGGCGATGCGGAGGCGGCGCTCGGCCGCGCCCTGACGTGGGCGGAGGCCGCGTGGCTCCGCTACTCGGCGTCCGTGCCGGACCGCTACCTCCACTGGCCCAACATCGCCATCACATTGGTCGTCTACACGCTGGCGCCGCTGCCGCTCGCCCTCTTCGACCTCGCCGCCCCGGCCGTCGCCGCGCCGTACAAGCTGCAGCCCAAGGTGCAGCACCCGCCCGCCACCTTCTTCCGCTGCTACATGGACGCCGTTCGGGTCTCGCTGCTCATCATCGGGCCATACCAGCTCATCTCCTATCCCGCCGCAAAG ATAATGGACATACGGACGGGACTTCCATTGCCGTCAATGGGGGAAATAGCAGCGCAACTGACGGTATACTTCTTGGTGGAAGACTATCTGAACTACTGGCTCCATCGGCTGTTGCACACCAAATGGTGCTATGAAAAGATCCACCATGTTCACCATGAGTTCACGGCGCCCATGGCCTATGCCGCATGGTATGGACACTGGGCTGAGATGCTCATCCTTGCGGTGCCCTCCTTGGCCGGCCCTGCACTCGTCCCATGCCATGTTACCACGCTCTGGATCTGGTTTGCAGCACGTTTGGTTGAGAGCCTCAACATACATAGCGG ATTTAAGTTGCCATTCAACGCTGAGAAGTACATACCATTCTACGGAGGGGCAGAGCACCATGACTACCATCACTACATAGGAGGACAGAGCAAGAGCAACTTCGCCCCTGTTTTCACCTACTGTGATTACATATACGGAACGGATAAA GGCTACAGATATCACAAGGCAACCCTGGCAAAG CTGAAGGAGTTGGCAGGAAACGAGGTTCAGAAAGGAGTCGACAACGGATTCAACAGCGGAAAGCAGGAgtag